One stretch of Ipomoea triloba cultivar NCNSP0323 chromosome 8, ASM357664v1 DNA includes these proteins:
- the LOC116027138 gene encoding uncharacterized protein LOC116027138 has translation MALLTLLSPSKFLPSPKPKQTQISSVPKSPNFISSVFHPIPIDFNNQKTVTTLLGVAGLALIAISGPASAAEQAAMASSSVQFAEPANALSLPTWTIHVSSVVEWVIAMALVWQYGEKSGYESWKGLSWGMVPLLGGAFCACTWHFFYNSESLEVLVALQAALTVIGNATMCIAAFRIYKSSQESSKSL, from the exons ATGGCACTTCTAACCTTATTATCTCCTTCAAAGTTCCTACCTTCTCCAAAGCCCAaacaaacccaaatttcctcagtcccaaaatccccaaattttatttcttctgtATTCCACCCAATACCCATTGATTTCAATAACCAAAAAACCGTGACTACGCTTTTGGGGGTTGCTGGTCTTGCTTTAATCGCCATATCCGGACCTGCTTCTGCTGCCGAGCAAGCTGCAATGGCTTCATCCTCTGTGCAGTTTGCTGAACCTGCCAATGCTCTGTCTTTACCCACCTGGACTATTCATGTTTCCAGTGTTGTTGAATG ggTTATTGCAATGGCTTTGGTTTGGCAATACGGGGAGAAGTCAGGATATGAATCTTGGAAGGGGCTATCATGGGGTATG GTACCGTTGCTGGGTGGAGCATTTTGTGCCTGCACATGGCATTTCTTCTATAACTCAGAGTCTCTCGAG GTTTTAGTGGCTCTTCAAGCAGCTTTGACTGTGATTGGTAATGCCACAATGTGTATTGCTGCATTCCGCATATACAAATCGTCACAAGAGAGTTCCAAAAGTTTGTGA